The following nucleotide sequence is from Salvia splendens isolate huo1 chromosome 2, SspV2, whole genome shotgun sequence.
CAATTTTTCTCAGGAACGGCTGAAATATGCTATTCATTGCGGCCTGGAAAAGTGGATGGTGCATTTGTCAGACCGAAAggcatcaccaaaaattcaaagTGCCCATGATGAGTTCAAAATGTCGTTTTATGGACATCGTCAACATGCATCCGAATCTGGTGGTAGCCGGATCTCAAATCTAACTTGGAGAACACCCTAGCTGCGAATAACTCATCGAATAGCTCGTCCGCGATGGGGATTGGGAAATGATCTGGGGTTGTCGCTGCGTTTAACACCCAATAGTCAACGCAGAAACAAAAACTGTAGTCCTTCTTTCTGACCAATAAGACAGGGGAGGAGAAAGGACTAATACTGCGCTGAATAATGTCGTGCTCATGCATGTCGTGCACCTATACTTCGAACACGGACTTAAAAGACTCCACCAACTCCGCAATTCTTGGGTCAGAAGGGCCGCTCTCTGGAGTTGGTTGGACTACCGTCGGTGAGATTGGAATAATCTCAAAGATTTCTGACTCCGGCTCGTGGGCGATGAGTGAAAACAGGTTATTGTTGGAGATTGGCCGGGGGGTTGCAGTTTCACCTTGCAGGAAAACCGACGTATCACCCCAACCAAACTTCATCGTCAAGGTGCGATAATTCTTGGTTACATCGCCCAATTCTTGAAGCCACTGGACGCCTAAAATCACATCTGGTCCTTCAACTTGTAGTAGAAATAAGTTGATGTGGAACAAGTGCCCTTGCAAATCAATTGGCGTCTTAAGACATGCATACGAACACTTTAGGGAAGCGCCATTCCCCACAAAAACATGAAAGGGTGTTACGCAGTGAACAAGTAAACTTAGCTTTTCTGCGACGACGGGCTTGATGAAATTGTGTGTACTTCCGCCGTCCACCAACACGGATATGTCCTTGCCGTTAACTGTCCCTGTCAAACAGATAGAGCGGGGGCGCAGCTTTGGTCCGATAACGTGCACACTCGACACATCTCCCATGATCACCATGTTCTCGCCATCGTCATCGGGGTGATCCTCCCCATCGAAAACTGGGATTTCATCGTCATCCCCGTCATCTGGGCCCATTAGAACATAGAATTTGTTTACACAGACATGGTCCGGACCATATTTCTCGGGGCAGTACCAGCAAAGGCCATTCCGGGTCCGTTCGGCCCGTTTAGCCGCCGATATTTTGACAATTGGAAACCTAGGCTTCTTTTGGTCGGTTAAAGCTGGCGGTTTCCGAAATTTGGGCCTGCACGGAGCGCCGACTGCTATGGCCGTTGGCGGTTGTCGCAAGAGGGCCAAGATGGTTGGGAAAACACTGTCGGTGAACCAGAGAGAGATTGGCGTGCTGTTAGTCGTTGTGATAGGGCGAAGGCTGCCGAGAGCGAGGTCGGTCGGTGTGTTAGCATCTCCGTCTTTATCGGTTCGTTCAAACCAGCAATGAATAGGGAAATTAGTGTATCGTCTCCTACATTGGGGGCCCGTTGCATGATATCCTCAAATTCCGTCTGATTGGCGGCTACCGATGATGTCTGACGCAGGGTCGCGAGGCGGGCGACATGATCGACGTAGAGGTCCGGATCAAAACGGTGTTTAACCGCGACCAAGAAGTCATCCTAGTTCTTGTCCGTGCAGTTTTCCTCCCAGTAGGTCAGCCAGCTAGAAGACGGGTGGTCAAACAGGTATGATGTCAAGAAAAGACGATCATGGAGTGGGGTAAAGtgataattataatatttttggaTGTTCCGGATCCAATCCACATCATTTTCTCCGTTGAAGCGGGGGACCTCCGGTTTAATACGCTGCACCTGCTCCGCCTGGACTCCCTTGGGTGGGTGCACCTGTGAGGGAGGGATACGCCAGCCCCTCGGTGTCGGGGGAGTCCCCAATGATTCTGGCTGGCCGCCCTTGCGATGGAGACTTGACTTGACGAGGAGGGCGAGACTGTCCTCAATTCTCTTGATGTTTGCGTCTTGGCGGCGTGCGAAGGCCTCAAATTCAAATTGCTGATGGTTTAGCTTCTTATCGAGGCTGGCGAAACGGATACCTATGTCGAACACAGATTGTCCGACTTCCTCCAAGGTATACGCCGGCGGCGAGGTTTCTTGCCCCGAAGTGGGTTGCGCTGATGAAGACATCAAATCTGGTGGGAGAAGAGTAGGCAATGGAAGCACCACTTGATGGGATTTAGTTGTCCTATGCGATTTGGGAGCACTCGAAAATTGATTATGGAACTtgcagaagaagaaaaaacaatCCCTAGCAGGAAACTAGGTTCTGAACGATATGTTTAAGAGAAAAGATTTTTATTCATCAATTCTCAATGACTCGATCTAAAGggaattctataatttatagaattccCCCTACTTGATTCGACTTATGACttgggaaagaatcaagaagaaaacccaaGAAGATTGACTCAAATATAGGCAAATTGTtcaaaataaggaaaataaaaataaggaaACAATTCTAAAAGGTATCTCCTAATGAGATACGTAATCTGCATACTTAGTTGGTTTCTTCGAGGCCCGTTGCGGATGGCCCAGCATGCCTAGTCTACTTGCATGATCCTTCCCTTTGCTGGTTTGTCTAGACGTGGTTGTCCATTCCTCTTCCGGCACTGCTCTCTCACTAATCTGTCTCTCCGCACCATCTTGCATTGCTCAATCTGCCGTGTCGTCGATTGTGTTGATAGGTGCGGTCTGCTGTAAGTCGGAGTCCCTATCAATCATCAACACGGTAAGTAAAATAAGTGTTGAATGATACTATTAGGGGAATAAGGGCGGATCTACTTGAGAAGTATAAGGAGCAATTGCCCCatcaatatattttatttatactaatttgttattcgattttaaaaaaattattgataaatgCTACTAAGTAATGGTATAGAATATTTCACCATTGTGGTATAAAATACTCATAGACACTACCATTGTGGGAGGTCATGATTAAAGATGTAGCTGCGAAAACTGATGATGGTCGAGTGAGAGGCATCTCATAAGGAGAGTGACATTTGTTAGTGAAGTTGATGTCATGGACAAGCTGGTCCATTGTTGGGCTACATTGAACATCAAACTGATAAACATGACACTTAGGAGTCGTTTGGTTCTAGTCATGAGTTTATAATATGTTCGGGCTTCAACTCAATTTATAATCGGGATGTGCAATTAATCATACCATAACCATTGTATGGTTACATCATGCACTGAATTAATCAATGCTTGAAACAATGTTTGGTTTCATTTATTGTAGTAAACATATTAGATGCAATGACTTTAATGCCCATAGGGTTTTATGGTTATATCAAAATTGCAACAATATTAAAAGCAGTTCCCTCCTTCTTTATCAGCAGTCTAGCGGGAAATTTCAGCAGCCGTAAAAGCTTTCGACAACAGCGGCGACTTCGCAAGTCTCTCCGAGGTTAGTTCAAATATGGTAATCGATATTTTTGTGTGTTCTGACTGTGAATCCTGCTATTTCTTCCATTGATATGAAGCTATGGCTGATTCTCGAAGAGTTGGCCCAAATACCGACTTCAGTCAAGGCACTCAAGGGACTCAAGGTTTGGGTTGTTGAGAACATACTCATGTCTGTATACGAAATCAGTTTAGGCCACAACACGGGTTGTGAATTTGATTTACTTGTTTTGCAATGTGTCTCAGGGAGTAGCCAATACCGCAGGTCCAGTTATCAGAGGAATGAAAGAGGGCGTCGTTCTTGGACTGACTGCGAAGAAGCGGTCCTCATCTCTGCATTGAAGGAGTTGGTGGCGCTTGGATGGAAATCGGACAATGGGTTCCGAGGTGGCTACTTGAAGAATTGATGCAAAAGGAGTTCCCGAGAACTGATATAAAAGGTAATCCACATATTCAATCTAAGCTAACCTCGTTGAAAAGGAACTACAACCTGCTGTCAAACATCCTGGACCGGAGTGGAGTTGGTTTCAATGTGCACGGAGATTTCAAGATTGACTGCTCTGATGATCAATGGGATCAAATCGTCAAGGTTTGTGGTTCATCTCAGTCGCTTGAAACTGATTTTATTAGCTATGTTCTTTGTCAAtttatctaataatgtgcatattttaatttatcccCACAGCAAGACAAAGAGGCTCGCCAAATGCGCACAAAGTCTTGGCCATTCTGGGATGACTGGAAGGTTATCTTCGGGAAAGATAGGGCAACTGGACAAAATGCCGAAGGAGTAGCCGAGGCAGCGAAGAATAGCTCTCCAGATGAGCCTGTGACTGATATCGGTGAGAGTACTGCTGATTACCACCCAAGCTTCGACGATTTCATCGGTTACGAGCAAGTTCATGCAACGTTTGGGAACAATGTCGTGGATGATAGTAGTGCGCACAGCGGACAGAACACAAACGGTCCCCCACCGGCTCCTCCGAAGCATAAGCGCAAACGCAAAGTTAGCGATGACGAATCTGGTATCGTCGAAATGCTTGGAAAGATGCACTCTGAGACGAACGCGCGTTTGGACACTCTGGCAGCGCGGATTGGCTACGAAATGGATCTCGGGAAAGCAAGAAAAGAAATATTTCGTCATCTGTGCGACATACCTGAACTGACTGAGATCGAAAGGTACGATCTTTGCGATATAATTGGCAAGGAGAACTCTAGACTTGAGATTTTCACAGGTCTCCCTGACGGTTTGAAGCCCGGATACGTTAAGCGGGTCCTGGAAAAGGAGAGTCGCACCTAGTCAGGCTTAAGCGCAGATTGTGCCTGCATCGCGACCATCAACTATACTCAATTATGTAGGACCTAAAATATGATAGACTTTTGTATTATAAAATCTACTGACTGTTTTTGTGTAGTATTTGAAGATGGTTGTCTTTTGGTTTGTACTTAAGCAGACGCATTATGGTTTATTATAACTGAACCTTTTGATAATATGTTGGACTCTCTATGTATATTATTATGTCATGTAATTTTTACATGAATTTGCCTATCTCTCATTTATATCAATTGTCTGATCTACAACATTTGCCGTCTGCTTACAAAACCAACCAAATTTGCTTGAATGATAAAAGAGTTTGTAGATGATTAGTAAACGATACATAGCCGCAAAATATGTCATTTGATTAGGTAAAAACAGCTCTTGCTCTGCAAGAACACTGACATTCAACCTATAATATAGTCCATAATCTAATAACAGAATCGCTCTCGAAGGCACTTGTCATATTACTAAGTTGCCTGTCAAAAGCCTTTGACACTAAGCCCCCCGTTAAATCTTGGGTTTGCGTGGCATCCTCCACTTAGGGACGGGACTATTTGATGCACATGAGAGGGCATAGTTCGGGCTGTTGGGTGGGAACTCTCTTGGTAATATACGAGGCCCCTTTTTCTTGTTTGTGGATTCCCGGTCCACATTGCTACCGTCGTCAAACATTAGCTTCCGCCGGGCAAGGGAGAACGGATGATCGCTATTAACCTCACCTGTGTCCCTGGGAGGTGCCATAACCCACGGCCCTGCAGCTACTTGTCCTCCCGGTTGACAAGACTCGGATAGCACGATCACGGTGGGCTCATGCTCTTCTTTGACGACATTCAGTGCAAACAACTCATAGAGTTGTCTGTATGCGGGGTCACCATGTTCATGGTATGCTCCTAGCAGCGGGTTTCGCTGCAATAATACAATGGTTATTACTTAGGTAGAGTCTTGCACTGAATGAGACAATATCCCTTCTCATTACACGACAGATGAAAATTAGCCTTCTCCTATAAAAGAAAGATTATAGTAATGGAACTTACTTCAAGAGCTTCATCCCAGTTTGGAGCTCTAACAATGACCGTGTTGGTCGACGCATCCCATGAGGTTCCCTCCAGCCGTTGGATCTCATTGAACGTCTTGTAGCGCTTTTCCAAGAAATGTAGTCGATCAACAAGATCAAACCACTCAAACGCGTTGCCGAACTTGGTTTCGATTGCGATCTTCGTCTCCACCAAGAAATGGCTGGGAAACAAGGTCCCATCACAACCGCTAGCACGTTTCAACCTTACCAACGTACCGAGTACCACCGAGTCAATCTCTTGAGTCCACCTTGAGTCATAGAGGAATGAGCTTTGTGCGGGGATATTCTCTGACATTGCTACAAGTATTGGAAAAGAGAATTAGTTCAAGGATGTGTGCTTTGATTGCTCCAAAGTGGTCATATTAATAGATTAGTCAAATGCATATTCTACTTTATGAGTTGCAACTACTCAATTAATTGAAACCACCGACTACATACAGGAGTTCCATGTCTACACTCTTCACATTTATTGGGCAAGGTACGATTGGAATTACTAGGATATGGATGTGAACTTCTTGACATACAACTACCATCTTCAATGTGATGCGCCGCCTAGGAAAGGTAATGACCTACTTCAGTGAAAGAGGATGCCACAATTTGCATAGCCATAAAAATGATGTGACAAAATAGATAATACAATTTGATTAACCTGCTGCAACCATTCAGTTCACACACATAAGTGTCTACCATAGACAACATAAAGTTTCTAACACCAACCATAAGcaacaaaaaacacacatagTCCAAATGAAAATAACAAGTCAGTTACCCTAGAACAATTTTCCTAGCACAATTCCTAGCAATAACAACATTACACCAATGAAACACAACACATAGTTCATCTGAAGTTCAGCTTGACATCGGGCACATTCACTACAAACATTCGCAGTTACAGACGTGCTTCTTTTGGTATCAGAGGCACTGCTGACTTATGCAGTAACAGTCATGCTTTTCATGGATTCAGAAGCATCGCTACCTTCGGCTAAAACTAGACGATAAACTTGATTCAATACGTAACTTGGCTTCTTCCCATCTCCACGACTACTGTGGTAGTTGTCACACTAGAAGAAAGATCCCGAGTGATTTTCCCTAGCGGGGAATTTGTAGTACAATCTGCCGCTGTGCTTTGCTCCCGCACCTGCACACAACAACAACATCTTGCCCCGACCACAAGGACACTCGGGTATCATATCTCTTCCGTCATGGGAGGTTACCATGAGGATGCTGTAAAAAAATGGCAGAAAATTCAGTGTGAAAGATCAGTAAGTAGGATAGGTATTCACACATTAAATCAAAATGcaaatacaaataaataaagctCAGCCTGATATATatgaaaatacacacattagtCCACATAGAATTAGCCAAATCATCCCTCATTTGAGTCCACGCTAGACTTGTTTCAACTTGATCAACGaattcaacatcaacatcagcCTCCTCGTTGACTACATGACTGAGTGCACCATCAAGTTCATGCTCGATTGGGTCATTTATCATCTCACCACGTATGAAATTGTGGAGTAAGAAGCATGCCATAATGATCCGGATTTGGATCTTAATCGGATAAAAACTCGCGCTGCGAAGAATGCCCCACCTCATCTTGAGAACCGCAAATGATCGCTCGATGATATTCCTAGCTTTACTGTGGCGCAGATTGAACAATTCTCGCGCAGTTTGCGGTCTTTGATTCCCAACGCCCCATTCTTTCAAATGATAACGAACATTTTTGTATGGGGTCAAGAAACCTTCAGAGTTTGCATATCCATTATCGcacaaaaaataatttcctaaaaaagaCCAAATACGGTGGTTTTTAGTGCTGTTATGAGatataaatcaaacaaaaatatatgTGTTTTAAAATTCAGCAAGCAGCAAGGATTCAGGTTTTCTTAAACCTTTGGGAACCCTCAATCCTCCTTCTCTACAAACAGCATCTCTAAGCACCCGAGAATCACCGGCTGAACCTTCCcacccaggaagaaaatataaGAATCTCATTCTGCGGTCATAGGCAGCAAGAGTGTTGGTCGCGATTTGGCCCTTCCGCGTGCGATAGCGTGGCTTATCCGCAGTACTAACAAGGACATTGATATAGGTCCCGTCCAAGGCGCCAATACACCCCTAACGTGAATCACACacatttctttaaaaaatacaaacaatcaCTATGAAAAGTAGATCAAAGTCAAACAGTGTTATACACACATAATATACTACCTTAAAATGTTTCCAACGAGGATCAACACAATCCTCGATCACTGGCTCTGGTTGAGGCAACAGAATGCCATGAAGCCGGAGGACCGCTCTCAAAACAAGATGAACATAATGGgaaattgtttcttcggatCTCTTAAACTCAAAGCCAGATGGTCGATTTTTCTTGTGGTGGGCTAGAATGCCTAGAAAAATTGCAACTTGTTCCTCTAACAACACATACCTACCACTTCGCAGCCCACCAACGTCTCTTAAAAGATGACACAAACGACCGAATGCATTCCTATCCATACGTAGGTTAACAAAACAGTCTACATCACTAACTGACAATAGCCTATTCAAATGCTGCACTTGACGGGGTATCCTATCATTCAATGAATACCTAATTAGACGTTGTCTCGCACGACGTCTATTTCTCGTTCTGTTTTTCAATTGTAAGTACGTAATGACAATCGCTTgcattttcaacaaattcactAATTCTTCAATCATATGGTACACGGCGTGGGATAAACGAAATTGAGGGGCCATCTTCTGAAAAGGGGATTACAATAAGTAATATCAATTAACTGCACAAACAAAATTGTAACAGATGTTTCAAGGGATTTAGCAATTGTACACTATTTAAAATTCAGACCCATAGCAAGCAAGGTGAACGCGGTGACCCACGGCAAacaacaaaaattcaaaaaccaCAAGATTAAAGTAGCACAGAATGAACAATTACCCACAGCAAGCAAAAACTCAAAATTTCTGCAGTAATCAGCGAAAAAGTTTCGGTTATGTCGCAAGGTTGCCTACCTTGAAATCATATTAATTTGTGAAAttgcaaaaattaaaaactcaaATGGAAATTTCATATTCAAAAACTAGATCTGGAAAATTAATCCACCAAGATCCATTAAATACATTCACTAGTTTGCAGAGAACTGTTTAAATTCAAGAACTCACCTTGTTAAACACGTCGCGGTGCTCAAACAGAATGAAGTGTAGCAGCTTTACCGTCGCAGCTTGAAGTGTAGCAGCTTGAAAATTCTCGTCGCTGCGAAGTGTCGCAGCTGTGAAATACAAAATGAAGAAGTGAGAAAGGGTATTTGGGAGAAAGAATGGGCTTATCCGGCACGCAATTCGAGTCGGGATAATAAACAGCCCACCAACTTCTGATAATAAACCACCGAGAATAACATGAATAGTGAGGGCCTTTCTTTTAAAAACGGGCCATGAGATATTGCACTATAAGTAACCAAATGACTTGATTAGGtcatataaatattataaacatgGTATATAGTATGAACCAAACGACCCCTTATAAGAGTAGAATCATTTGTGCTCTAACTAATTAGCTATGCTACCATAGCCATAATTAAAATTGTCAACTGGGTTAATTTGTTTGGGTTCGGGCCAACTTGCTTGGGTTGTTGGACTATTTGGATAATGATTTTTTCGGATTTTAGAATTTTAACCTTATCAACTTTTTGGTTTCAAACTAATTTGTTGGGACAATCGAATTCAATTGACAAATCCTAGCTATAATGTATAAAGAATCAAATAAGGTGGTTTACGCCAGATTAAGGCATCAATAAAACTTTAAAGAaaggaattatatttggaaaCAAGGCATCAATAAAAGTTTAGAGAAAGGAATTATATtacgaaaaataaaatttgaaataaaggAGTATATAACTTAACCTTTTCTTTCCAAACAAGAAACGCCTCCCCCCTCTTCCCCCATAAATTCATCTCTCACCCCCAATTTCAGATCCGCATTCTCAATTCATTCTTTTGCAAACCCAAAATTATTTCTCTCTTTTCGACACCATGACTGATCAACCTGAATCATCCGATTCGTAAGTGTTCCTGCACATTATCAGATCTCGCGCAATATTTCTTGATAGTGTTATTCTGATGCACAAGAATATAACTTGATTATTGTTAAATGTTTCTCATTGTTTTTgttcttattatttttttgaattttgattatgATACGCAGTAAGGGTACAAAGAGGGATTTTAGCACTGCGATCTTGGAGCGGAAAAAGGCGCCGAATCGGCTGGTGGTGGATGAGGCTGTCAACGATGATAATTCGGTGGTGTCTCTTCACCCTGATACGATGGAGAAGCTCCAGCTTTTCCGCGGCGACACCATCTTAATCAAGGTTTTATCTCATCCCCACTTTCTATGCTTAATAAATTAAGTCAATTTCGTTCAGTTTGATGGTTTATGGAATTATGTGGTTAATGTGAGTTCAACTTCAATTACAATCAACTTAACTTCTATCAACTTTAACTTTAACCGAATCCCTTTATTAAGGGAAGTGATATTTCCCTGACAAATATGTTACATTTTGGCACAACGTTGTTGATTAGCAATGTCTTTACCACTGGTTATATGTGTATTGTGCGATGCAGTTGTGAAGGATAAGTAGTAAGGACTATAACTTAAGCAGATATTAGCAATGTCTTTGATTCCCTACTAATATCTGGTTGTTTTTATATCTTGCACTCGTTAAGCCTTTATCGGCTAGATTTTGTGTTATAGTTATTTTCGTTTTTCTTGGTGTGATTTTGTACTATGGAAGAACTTGGGTGTGGCAACAATCACATGGACTATATTGTTTGGGTATAAATTTGGTTTCCTTCTGTATTAATGTTTATGTTAATCATTGTTGATCTAGGGTAAGAAAAGAAAGGATACAGTGTGCATTGCCCTTGCTGATGATACCTGTGATGAACCAAAGATCCGG
It contains:
- the LOC121778435 gene encoding uncharacterized protein LOC121778435; this translates as MEIGQWVPRWLLEELMQKEFPRTDIKGNPHIQSKLTSLKRNYNLLSNILDRSGVGFNVHGDFKIDCSDDQWDQIVKQDKEARQMRTKSWPFWDDWKVIFGKDRATGQNAEGVAEAAKNSSPDEPVTDIGESTADYHPSFDDFIGYEQVHATFGNNVVDDSSAHSGQNTNGPPPAPPKHKRKRKVSDDESGIVEMLGKMHSETNARLDTLAARIGYEMDLGKARKEIFRHLCDIPELTEIERYDLCDIIGKENSRLEIFTGLPDGLKPGYVKRVLEKESRT